From Camelus dromedarius isolate mCamDro1 chromosome 12, mCamDro1.pat, whole genome shotgun sequence, the proteins below share one genomic window:
- the UNC93B1 gene encoding protein unc-93 homolog B1 encodes MEAEPPLYPVAGAAGPQGDEDRLGVPDGPEAPLDELVGAYPNYNEEEEERRYYRRKRLGVLKNVLAASAGGTLTYGVYLGLLQMQLILHYDETYREVKYGNMGLPDIDSKMLMGINVTPIAALLYTPVLIRFFGTKWMMFLAVGIYALFVSTNYWERYYTLVPSAVALGMAIVPLWASMGNYITRMAQKYYEYSHYKEQDEQGPQRRPPRGSHAPYLLVFQAIFYSFFHLSFACAQLPMIYFLNHYLYDLNHTLYNVQSCGTNSQGILSGFNKTVLRTLPRSRNLIVVESVLMAVAFLAMLLVLGFCGAAYRPTEEIDLRSVGWGNIFQLPFKHVRDFRLRHLVPFFIYSGFEVLFACTGLALGYGVCSVGLERLAYLLVAYSLGASAASVLGLLGLWLPRPVPLVAGAGLHLLLTLSLFFWAPAPRVLQHIWILYVAAALWGVGSALNKTGLSALLGILYEDKERQDFIFTIYHWWQALAIFAVYLGSSLPMKAKLAVLLVTLVAAAASYLWMEQKLRRGVVPRQPRIPRPQHKVRGYRYLEEDNSDESDVESERGGGGGGGGRGDGVEEEVLPAGPRVGPEPACPYEQALERDRSEER; translated from the exons ATGGAGGCGGAGCCGCCGCTCTACCCAGTGGCCGGAGCTGCGGGTCCGCAGGGCGATGAGGACCGGCTCGGGGTCCCCGATGGGCCCGAGGCCCCA CTGGACGAGCTGGTGGGCGCGTACCCCAACTAcaacgaggaggaggaggagcgccGCTACTACCGCCGCAAGCGGCTCGGCGTGCTCAAGAACGTGCTGGCGGCCAGCGCGGGCGGCACGCTCACCTACGGCGTCTACCTGG gcCTCCTGCAGATGCAGCTGATCCTGCACTACGATGAGACCTACCGCGAGGTGAAGTATGGCAACATGGGGCTGCCGGACATCGACAGCAAGATGCTGATGGGCATCAACGTGACGCCCATCGCCGCCCTGCTCTACACACCTGTGCTCATCAG GTTTTTTGGTACCAAGTGGATGATGTTCCTGGCTGTGGGCATCTATGCCCTTTTTGTCTCCACCAACTACTGGGAGCGCTACTACACCCTTGTACCCTCGGCCGTGGCCCTGGGCATGGCCATTGTGCCTCTGTGGGCCTCCATGGGCAACTACATCACCAG GATGGCCCAGAAATACTACGAGTACTCCCACTACAAGGAGCAGGATGAGCAGGGCCCCCAACGGCGCCCACCTCGGGGCTCCCACGCACCCTATCTCCTGGTCTTCCAAGCCATCTTCTATAGCTTCTTCCAC CTGAGCTTTGCCTGTGCCCAGCTCCCCATGATCTACTTCCTGAACCACTACCTGTATGACCTGAACCACACGCTGTACAATGTGCAGAGCTGCG GCACTAACAGCCAGGGCATCCTCAGCGGCTTCAACAAGACGGTTCTGCGGACGCTACCGCGGAGCCGAAACCTCATTGTGGTGGAAAGCGTCCTCATGGCGGTGGCCTTCCTGGCCATGCTGCTG GTGCTGGGCTTCTGCGGCGCTGCGTACCGGCCCACCGAGGAGATCGACCTGCGCAGCGTGGGCTGGGGCAACATCTTCCAGCTGCCCTTTAAGCACGTGCGCGACTTCCGCCTGCGCCACCTCGTGCCCTTCTTTATCTACAGCGGCTTCGAGGTGCTCTTTGCTTGCACTGGTCTCGCTCTG ggCTATGGCGTGTGCTCAGTGGGGCTGGAACGCCTGGCGTACCTCCTTGTGGCTTACAGCCTGGGTGCCTCGGCCGCCTCTGTCCTGGGCCTGCTGGGGCTGTGGCTGCCACGCCCGGTGCCcctggtggctggggctggactgCACCTGCTGCTCACTCTCAGCCTCTTTTTCTGGGCCCCGGCGCCTCGGGTCCTGCAACACATCTGGATTCTCTATGTAGCAGCCGCCCTCTGGGGTGTGGGCAGCGCCCTCAACAAGACTGGGCTCAGCG CACTCCTGGGAATTCTGTATGAGGACAAAGAGAGGCAAGACTTCATCTTCACCATCTACCACTGGTGGCAGGCCTTGGCCATTTTCGCAGTCTACTTGGGCTCAAGCCTGCCCATGAAG GCAAAGCTGGCAGTGCTGCTGGTGACGCTGGTGGCGGCCGCTGCCTCGTACCTGTGGATGGAGCAGAAGCTGCGGCGGGGTGTGGTCCCGCGCCAGCCCCGCATCCCGCGGCCCCAGCACAAGGTGCGCGGCTACCGCTACCTGGAGGAGGACAACTCGGACGAGAGCGACGTGGAGAGcgagcgcggcggcggcggcggcggcggaggccgGGGAGACGgcgtggaggaggaggtgctGCCCGCCGGGCCGCGGGTCGGCCCCGAACCAGCCTGCCCCTACGAACAGGCGCTGGAACGCGATAGGTCCGAGGAGCGGTGA